In Polynucleobacter sp. AP-Ainpum-60-G11, one DNA window encodes the following:
- a CDS encoding peptidylprolyl isomerase, producing MRKIIASLFLITSLLASATSFAGPKVEFKTTMGNFVVELDSVKAPKTTANFLNYVNSGFYNGTIFHRVIDGFMIQGGGFTPDLTQKPTNAPVASEAQNGLKNDSYTIAMARTSDPDSATAQFFINVKDNEGLNYPNAMGNGYTVFGKVISGTQTIDAIRKTPTSVASAPRMGRMADVPSKTVTIESATVLK from the coding sequence ATGCGCAAAATCATCGCCTCCCTATTTCTCATCACCAGCTTGCTCGCGAGTGCAACAAGCTTTGCCGGCCCTAAAGTGGAATTCAAAACCACGATGGGTAATTTTGTTGTAGAGCTAGACTCTGTCAAGGCACCTAAGACGACTGCTAACTTTTTGAACTATGTCAATAGCGGTTTTTATAACGGCACTATATTTCACCGGGTGATCGATGGCTTTATGATTCAAGGTGGTGGGTTTACTCCGGACTTAACTCAAAAGCCTACGAATGCTCCAGTGGCTTCAGAAGCTCAAAATGGTCTCAAAAACGATAGCTACACAATTGCAATGGCTCGTACCTCTGATCCTGATTCTGCAACTGCGCAATTCTTTATCAACGTAAAAGACAATGAGGGATTGAATTACCCAAATGCGATGGGCAATGGCTATACCGTATTCGGCAAAGTGATTTCTGGTACTCAAACGATTGATGCTATTCGTAAAACCCCAACTTCGGTTGCATCAGCGCCAAGAATGGGTCGCATGGCTGACGTGCCTAGCAAGACCGTCACGATTGAATCGGCAACTGTTCTCAAATAA
- a CDS encoding 3-hydroxybutyryl-CoA dehydrogenase, with protein sequence MKIQSVGVIGAGTMGNGIAQVCAVAGLDVVMVDISDAAVERGLGQISKSLDRLVKKETLTAEGKDAALKRIKGSTSYADFKGLQLVIEAATENQAVKEKILKQVDEIVSKETIIATNTSSLSITKLAALDSNPSRFIGMHFFNPPPMMALVEVIRGLQTSDATHAAIIEMAKRIGKEPITVKNSPGFVVNRILLPMINEAFFVLSEGLASPEDIDAGMKLGCNQPIGPLALADLIGLDTCLAVMEVYFENFSDSKYRPCPLLREMVAAGYLGRKTGRGVYTYDQ encoded by the coding sequence ATGAAGATTCAATCAGTCGGAGTAATTGGTGCAGGCACGATGGGTAACGGTATTGCACAGGTCTGTGCAGTTGCTGGGCTTGACGTTGTGATGGTAGATATTAGTGATGCAGCAGTTGAGCGTGGCTTAGGCCAAATTAGCAAAAGCTTAGATCGTCTTGTTAAAAAAGAAACGCTTACTGCTGAAGGCAAGGATGCGGCATTAAAACGCATTAAAGGCAGCACCTCCTATGCTGACTTTAAGGGCCTTCAATTAGTCATTGAGGCCGCTACCGAGAACCAAGCAGTTAAAGAAAAGATTTTGAAGCAAGTAGATGAGATCGTTAGTAAAGAAACTATCATCGCTACAAACACCTCTTCACTCTCCATCACCAAGCTCGCCGCTTTAGATTCCAATCCAAGCCGCTTCATTGGAATGCACTTTTTTAATCCGCCTCCTATGATGGCACTGGTTGAAGTGATTCGGGGATTACAAACTTCAGATGCAACACACGCAGCCATTATTGAAATGGCCAAACGAATTGGTAAAGAGCCAATTACCGTCAAGAACTCTCCCGGCTTTGTTGTGAACCGCATTTTGTTACCAATGATTAATGAAGCCTTCTTTGTTCTCTCTGAAGGTCTTGCTAGCCCAGAAGATATTGATGCCGGCATGAAGTTAGGATGCAATCAACCAATCGGCCCACTCGCTTTAGCCGACCTCATTGGTCTCGATACCTGCCTAGCAGTCATGGAAGTCTATTTTGAAAACTTCAGTGACTCTAAATATCGCCCTTGCCCACTACTTCGTGAAATGGTTGCCGCCGGCTACCTTGGAAGAAAAACTGGGCGCGGTGTCTATACCTACGATCAGTAA
- a CDS encoding NUDIX hydrolase: MKFCSHCAAPISIKIPADDSRERHVCDSCGLIHYFNPRNVVGSIPVFGDQVLLCRRAIEPRHGYWTLPAGFMELGESTSTGAARETQEEAGAIVQIGPLYSLLNVPHAEQVHLFYLAKMTSPDFHAGEESLEVALFHEKDIPWSEIAFPTVKQTLEWFFADRTAGVFDSGVEFGVRSRDILPTEKI, translated from the coding sequence ATGAAGTTTTGTTCGCACTGCGCAGCGCCTATTAGCATCAAGATTCCTGCGGATGATTCGCGGGAACGCCATGTCTGCGATTCATGTGGGCTTATTCATTATTTCAATCCACGCAATGTGGTCGGCAGTATTCCCGTCTTTGGTGATCAAGTCTTATTGTGTCGTCGCGCCATTGAACCTCGGCATGGCTATTGGACTTTGCCAGCTGGATTTATGGAGCTTGGAGAAAGTACTAGCACTGGAGCAGCTCGCGAAACCCAAGAAGAAGCTGGCGCGATTGTGCAAATCGGTCCTTTATATTCCCTCTTAAATGTGCCCCATGCTGAGCAAGTACACCTCTTTTATCTCGCTAAGATGACTTCACCAGATTTTCATGCGGGAGAAGAAAGTCTAGAGGTTGCCCTTTTTCATGAGAAAGATATTCCGTGGAGTGAGATTGCTTTCCCAACAGTAAAACAAACTCTAGAATGGTTCTTTGCCGATCGCACTGCCGGAGTATTTGATTCGGGTGTTGAGTTTGGTGTTCGCAGCAGAGATATTCTGCCAACAGAAAAAATCTAG
- a CDS encoding replication-associated recombination protein A — MGNLFDQAPPPPLAEALRPKTIEEVIGQTHLLASGKPLNLAFASGKPHSMILWGPPGVGKTTLARLSAKAFDREFIAISAVLAGVKEIREAIEQAQQSMSHQGKQTILFVDEIHRFNKSQQDALLPHVESGLFTFIGATTENPSFEVNSALLSRAQVYVLKSLSALELKQLFDRAREYAMPGVEFESAAIDSLILHADGDARRLLNLVEQVRNAISTPNSDIQKVDQEFIENALTVQARRFDKGGDHFYDQISALHKSVRGSNPDAALYWFCRMLDGGADPRYLARRIIRMAWEDIGLADPRAMQLANDAAQTFERLGSPEGELALGQAVVYLAIAAKSNASYKAYNAARAYVANDQSKPVPNHLRNAPTKLMKELGHGKAYRYAHDEPHAYAAGESYLPEGMAEPHWYEPVDRGLESQIAEKMAFLRKLDEESNKK; from the coding sequence ATGGGCAATCTGTTTGATCAAGCACCTCCGCCACCTTTGGCCGAAGCATTACGCCCCAAAACTATTGAAGAAGTTATTGGTCAAACGCATCTATTGGCTAGCGGTAAGCCGCTCAACTTAGCATTTGCCTCTGGCAAGCCGCACTCGATGATTCTCTGGGGTCCACCTGGAGTTGGCAAGACTACGCTAGCAAGACTATCCGCAAAAGCTTTTGATCGAGAGTTCATTGCAATATCAGCGGTGCTTGCGGGCGTTAAGGAAATTCGCGAAGCAATTGAGCAAGCACAACAGAGCATGTCGCACCAGGGCAAGCAAACCATTTTGTTTGTGGATGAGATTCATCGCTTTAATAAAAGCCAACAAGATGCCTTATTGCCCCATGTAGAGTCTGGTTTATTTACTTTTATTGGCGCCACTACTGAAAACCCCTCTTTTGAGGTGAACTCAGCACTGCTATCACGTGCACAGGTCTATGTTCTGAAGTCGCTAAGCGCTCTAGAGCTCAAGCAATTATTTGATCGAGCACGTGAGTATGCAATGCCTGGCGTTGAATTTGAATCAGCTGCAATCGATAGTCTGATCTTACATGCCGACGGGGATGCACGTAGATTGCTTAATTTAGTAGAGCAAGTACGCAACGCTATCTCCACACCTAATTCTGACATTCAGAAAGTGGATCAGGAATTTATTGAGAATGCTCTCACTGTACAAGCGCGTCGCTTTGATAAAGGTGGCGATCATTTTTATGATCAAATTTCTGCTCTTCATAAATCCGTGCGCGGTTCGAATCCGGATGCCGCTTTATATTGGTTTTGCCGCATGCTAGATGGCGGAGCGGATCCCCGCTATCTTGCCCGCAGAATTATTCGCATGGCCTGGGAAGATATAGGACTCGCTGATCCTAGGGCAATGCAATTGGCCAATGATGCAGCCCAAACTTTTGAGCGGCTTGGCTCACCTGAGGGTGAGTTGGCGCTTGGTCAAGCAGTGGTCTATTTAGCGATTGCAGCTAAAAGTAATGCTAGTTATAAGGCATATAACGCAGCAAGAGCCTATGTAGCTAATGACCAAAGCAAACCCGTACCCAATCATTTACGCAATGCACCAACCAAGCTGATGAAAGAGTTGGGTCACGGCAAAGCATATCGTTATGCCCATGATGAGCCACATGCCTACGCTGCTGGTGAATCCTATCTTCCCGAAGGAATGGCAGAACCCCATTGGTATGAGCCAGTTGATCGAGGTCTAGAGAGTCAGATTGCCGAGAAGATGGCTTTCTTACGCAAGCTTGATGAGGAGTCAAATAAGAAATGA
- a CDS encoding bifunctional chorismate-binding protein/class IV aminotransferase, translated as MILLDDAQSTRSNPSSRLYEQVLQDWTVYPQPSHVDTIAAVDQCLLNIKEALTRGEYIVAAFAYELGLYIHRIERPAHRVINKHPLIRAWSFKSHKRLSKEDVDSFIQSYISTLDPESHIAGVANLHSSVNQGQFTKDIEAIQEYIRSGDSYQINHTFRITGDVYGDPLALYARLRGRQPGRFGAFIAEDSSYILSQSPELFIQKQGSTLIAMPMKGTASALSDSAEHLSEDAKNQAENVMIVDLLRNDLSRLALPGSVTVPQLFEVARYGDVLQMTSTVQAEMKPDADLRDVMHAVFPCGSVTGAPKKRSMEIIQELEPQDRGYYCGALGWLDPNGDFAFSVPIRTLEIDRDNQSHTKTFTLGIGAGITIDSEADQEWEECQIKAAFLSKMPSEIGLFETILVRAGKPQHIQLHLSRLTQSALALGIPHSMPDIIKSIEDTCINCSGDTEYRLRLDLDLSGKPSCQITAINQLPESVKIFWAKDILPDPSKATLYSGNILLRHKVSSRHLYDQAWKLAELHGGFDALFINEQGFVTEGGRSSIFIKSEDRWLTPPVSAGLLPGVMRSIILNDPQFNAHETNLTIDDVRHAKEIMLSNALRGLIPAHF; from the coding sequence ATGATCTTGTTAGATGATGCCCAGAGCACTCGGTCCAATCCCAGTAGCCGGCTTTATGAGCAAGTTTTACAAGACTGGACTGTATACCCTCAGCCCAGCCATGTAGACACTATTGCCGCCGTTGACCAATGTCTTCTCAACATTAAAGAAGCTCTTACCAGAGGCGAATATATAGTTGCTGCGTTTGCTTATGAGTTAGGTCTTTATATTCATCGAATTGAACGGCCTGCACATCGCGTCATCAACAAGCATCCTTTGATACGGGCATGGTCTTTTAAGTCTCATAAGCGCTTGAGCAAAGAAGATGTCGATTCTTTTATCCAGAGTTACATTTCGACCCTCGATCCTGAATCTCACATTGCTGGCGTTGCCAACCTGCACTCTTCTGTCAATCAAGGGCAGTTCACAAAAGATATTGAGGCAATTCAAGAGTACATCCGAAGTGGCGATAGCTACCAAATTAATCATACCTTTCGAATTACCGGCGATGTGTATGGTGACCCACTAGCACTCTATGCCAGATTAAGAGGCCGTCAGCCAGGAAGATTTGGCGCATTTATTGCTGAAGACTCGAGCTACATCCTATCTCAATCTCCGGAATTATTCATTCAGAAACAAGGCAGTACTTTAATAGCAATGCCTATGAAAGGTACTGCCAGCGCATTAAGTGACTCAGCAGAACACTTGTCCGAAGATGCCAAGAATCAAGCTGAGAATGTCATGATTGTGGATTTATTACGCAACGACCTGAGCAGACTGGCATTGCCGGGCAGCGTCACAGTCCCCCAGCTTTTTGAGGTTGCAAGATACGGTGATGTCCTGCAAATGACATCCACAGTGCAAGCCGAGATGAAGCCTGATGCAGATCTTCGGGATGTAATGCATGCTGTTTTTCCCTGTGGCTCAGTCACTGGTGCCCCCAAAAAACGCAGCATGGAAATTATTCAAGAATTAGAGCCGCAAGATCGTGGCTATTATTGTGGTGCGCTGGGATGGCTGGATCCAAATGGAGATTTTGCGTTTAGCGTTCCTATTCGAACTTTAGAAATTGATCGAGATAATCAGTCACATACCAAAACATTTACTTTGGGCATTGGTGCGGGTATTACGATTGACTCTGAGGCTGACCAGGAATGGGAGGAGTGTCAAATCAAGGCGGCATTCTTGAGCAAGATGCCAAGCGAGATTGGATTATTTGAAACGATCTTGGTTCGCGCGGGTAAGCCTCAACATATTCAACTTCACTTGAGCCGTTTAACTCAATCCGCTCTGGCGCTAGGCATCCCCCATTCGATGCCCGATATTATTAAATCCATTGAAGATACTTGCATCAATTGTTCTGGCGATACTGAATATCGATTGCGCTTAGATTTGGATCTATCCGGCAAACCCAGTTGCCAAATTACTGCAATTAATCAATTACCTGAATCAGTAAAGATATTTTGGGCAAAAGACATTCTGCCCGATCCCAGTAAAGCAACTCTGTACTCCGGAAATATCTTGTTAAGACACAAAGTAAGCAGCCGACACCTGTATGACCAAGCCTGGAAGCTAGCAGAGCTTCATGGTGGCTTTGATGCCCTATTTATTAATGAGCAGGGGTTTGTTACTGAAGGTGGGAGAAGCAGTATTTTTATTAAGTCTGAAGATCGCTGGCTAACGCCCCCCGTTTCTGCAGGCCTGCTACCTGGGGTGATGAGATCCATCATCTTGAATGATCCCCAATTCAATGCCCATGAGACTAACCTGACTATTGATGATGTGCGTCATGCTAAAGAGATTATGCTTAGCAATGCATTACGTGGTCTGATCCCCGCCCATTTTTAG
- a CDS encoding 2-hydroxychromene-2-carboxylate isomerase, whose translation MIQDQKRIEPVVGTLYYDIISPFSYFYIKQRHRLDKRVDIQPVPILLGGLFRATDNRGPGEIEAKRPHTYQYCVWLAEKLGLPFRFPEHHPFLTVAAQRLLVQEDAQWQMVERAFEYVWVEGKDPNLSWSDFCQYLGLAANTPKPDAPEIKAKLISNTERAKADGAFGVPTLVINSHAFWGLDTIDWALDYLDRPTMFEETAYQYAGQVPSGL comes from the coding sequence ATGATCCAAGATCAAAAGCGCATAGAGCCGGTTGTCGGGACTTTGTATTACGACATCATTTCTCCTTTCTCGTATTTTTATATCAAGCAACGTCATCGCCTTGATAAGCGCGTAGATATTCAACCGGTTCCGATCTTGCTTGGCGGCTTATTCCGAGCAACCGATAATCGCGGACCCGGCGAGATCGAGGCTAAACGCCCTCATACCTATCAATATTGCGTATGGCTTGCTGAAAAGCTGGGCCTGCCATTTCGATTTCCAGAGCACCACCCTTTTCTGACTGTTGCTGCTCAACGTCTACTGGTTCAAGAAGATGCCCAATGGCAAATGGTTGAGCGTGCATTTGAGTATGTCTGGGTAGAAGGCAAGGACCCCAATCTCTCTTGGTCGGACTTTTGCCAATACCTGGGTTTAGCAGCAAATACCCCAAAGCCAGATGCGCCAGAAATCAAGGCGAAGCTTATTAGCAATACTGAGAGGGCAAAGGCTGATGGTGCATTTGGTGTGCCGACTTTGGTAATCAACTCTCACGCATTTTGGGGTCTTGATACGATCGATTGGGCTTTAGATTATTTGGATAGGCCGACGATGTTTGAAGAGACTGCCTATCAATATGCAGGCCAAGTACCTTCAGGCCTTTGA
- a CDS encoding DUF3429 domain-containing protein, whose protein sequence is MNPLPPLVRKLAYAGLIPFVGLALMVQLAPTPLNYLSAESLAGYGAVITAFMGALHWGANLHTLGKAPPGDRWEDRNAWIWGVIPALVAWVALHIYIPVGLVILASALIIQRNIDKETYQYYFSSEAACEAFITLRNRLTLVSAGCLIWAALVILFVQN, encoded by the coding sequence GTGAACCCATTGCCACCTCTAGTTCGTAAATTAGCCTATGCCGGCTTAATTCCTTTTGTCGGTCTTGCTTTAATGGTGCAGCTAGCACCAACACCCCTGAATTATTTAAGTGCTGAGTCTCTAGCTGGGTATGGTGCCGTCATTACCGCATTCATGGGTGCATTGCATTGGGGTGCCAATTTACATACGCTGGGCAAAGCGCCCCCGGGTGATCGCTGGGAAGATCGCAATGCCTGGATTTGGGGAGTAATACCCGCCCTAGTGGCTTGGGTAGCTCTGCATATTTATATTCCAGTGGGCCTGGTGATCTTGGCTTCTGCATTGATTATTCAGCGCAATATTGATAAAGAAACGTATCAATATTATTTTTCAAGTGAAGCAGCCTGCGAAGCTTTTATCACCCTACGCAATCGACTCACGCTAGTGTCTGCCGGCTGCTTGATTTGGGCTGCCTTAGTGATCCTGTTTGTGCAGAACTAA